From Thermogladius calderae 1633, a single genomic window includes:
- the rpoA2 gene encoding DNA-directed RNA polymerase subunit A'' produces MEDVRPVESVEELRKRIESLRGRVSENVVEELEKKLVEVYEKYGLYEEEVDAILGEVAKRYESSLVEPGEPVGTVAAQSLGEPSTQMTLRVFHYAGVREFNVTLGLPRLIEIVDARKRPETPIMEIYLEEEYKNSEEKAKEIARRIESTLIENVAESIVINPYEGAIIKLDPEMLEDKGVKISDVVAVLEALNIGEIEVDEENYTVRVELPEEYMDYSKMEKIRQKIASARIKGVKGIKKVIIQKRGDEYVLIAEGSNLPEVMRIKGVDWRKVYTNDIMEIERTLGIEAARAAIIREIKSILDDQGLDVDIRHIMLLADVMTWTGRVRQVGRMGVAGEKPSVLARATFEMTVQKLIEAAVSGEVDNLNGVPENIIIGQIIPVGTGLVELYATSSSIRNQKTEG; encoded by the coding sequence GTGGAGGATGTGAGGCCCGTTGAGTCGGTCGAAGAGCTAAGGAAGCGTATTGAGTCGCTAAGGGGTAGAGTGAGCGAAAACGTCGTGGAGGAGCTCGAGAAAAAGCTCGTCGAGGTGTACGAGAAGTACGGCCTCTACGAGGAGGAGGTAGACGCCATCCTAGGCGAGGTGGCTAAGAGGTATGAGAGCTCTCTTGTTGAACCCGGCGAGCCTGTAGGGACGGTGGCAGCTCAAAGCCTGGGAGAGCCGTCGACCCAGATGACACTACGTGTCTTCCACTACGCTGGCGTCAGGGAGTTCAACGTGACCCTGGGCCTCCCGAGACTTATAGAGATAGTCGACGCGAGGAAGAGGCCGGAGACTCCTATCATGGAGATTTACCTCGAAGAAGAATACAAGAACAGCGAGGAGAAGGCCAAGGAGATAGCCAGGAGGATAGAGTCAACCCTTATCGAGAACGTTGCCGAGAGTATCGTTATCAACCCGTACGAGGGGGCCATCATCAAGCTGGACCCAGAGATGCTGGAAGACAAGGGCGTCAAGATATCAGACGTGGTGGCCGTCCTCGAGGCGCTTAACATAGGCGAGATCGAGGTAGACGAAGAGAACTATACGGTGAGAGTAGAGTTACCCGAGGAGTACATGGACTACTCCAAGATGGAGAAGATACGGCAGAAAATAGCGTCGGCCCGTATCAAGGGGGTGAAGGGTATCAAGAAGGTCATCATCCAAAAGAGGGGTGACGAGTACGTGTTGATCGCCGAAGGTAGTAACCTACCCGAGGTGATGAGGATCAAGGGCGTTGATTGGAGGAAGGTCTACACGAACGACATCATGGAGATCGAGAGAACGCTGGGGATCGAGGCTGCGAGAGCGGCGATTATACGCGAGATCAAGAGCATCCTAGACGACCAGGGGCTGGACGTCGACATAAGGCACATCATGCTCCTAGCCGACGTTATGACGTGGACTGGTAGGGTGAGGCAAGTGGGTAGGATGGGCGTAGCCGGTGAGAAGCCCAGCGTCTTGGCCAGGGCCACTTTCGAGATGACGGTGCAGAAGCTGATAGAAGCGGCGGTCAGTGGCGAGGTAGACAACTTAAACGGTGTCCCCGAAAATATTATAATAGGGCAGATAATACCTGTTGGTACAGGGTTGGTAGAGCTCTACGCGACATCGTCAAGTATTAGGAACCAGAAGACGGAGGGATAG
- a CDS encoding 30S ribosomal protein S13, translated as MRMERGFRPIVRIAGVDVDGNLSLVHGLAEIKGVGLNFALGVSRVLRFNPDMKIGFLTEEEVKKIESVISAPEKHGIPAWMYNRRKDFATGRNVHLVGNELIFFVKEDIEREKRIKSWRGIRHSLGLKVRGQRTRTTGRTGMTVGVRKKRQAQQQQKK; from the coding sequence ATGCGCATGGAGAGAGGCTTTAGACCGATAGTTAGGATAGCAGGTGTCGACGTCGATGGAAACTTATCACTAGTCCACGGGCTAGCGGAGATAAAGGGCGTCGGCCTTAACTTTGCTCTAGGCGTCTCGAGAGTCTTAAGGTTCAACCCCGACATGAAAATAGGCTTTCTAACCGAAGAGGAGGTCAAGAAGATAGAGTCGGTCATAAGCGCGCCGGAAAAGCACGGTATTCCGGCTTGGATGTACAACAGGAGGAAGGACTTTGCGACTGGGAGAAACGTCCACCTGGTCGGCAACGAGCTGATCTTCTTCGTGAAAGAAGACATCGAGAGGGAGAAGAGGATAAAGAGTTGGAGGGGTATTAGGCATTCGCTAGGGCTCAAGGTTAGAGGGCAGAGGACGAGAACCACCGGTAGGACTGGCATGACTGTGGGTGTGAGGAAGAAGAGGCAGGCTCAGCAGCAACAGAAGAAGTAA
- a CDS encoding 50S ribosomal protein L18e, translating into MELAKTNIVLRRTISELRRAANKYGAAIWDEVAEELSRPRRRRRVVNLSRINRYTGPGDVVVVPGKVLAAGRLDHPVTVASFSFSKAAVEKIRASGGRAIHILDLVKENPKGSGVKIIG; encoded by the coding sequence ATGGAGCTAGCTAAGACAAACATAGTGTTAAGGAGGACTATTAGCGAGCTGAGGAGAGCCGCAAACAAGTACGGGGCAGCTATATGGGATGAGGTCGCAGAAGAACTTTCAAGACCCCGTAGGAGAAGGAGAGTAGTCAATTTGAGTAGGATCAACAGGTACACTGGACCCGGCGACGTGGTGGTAGTTCCAGGGAAAGTCCTAGCCGCGGGTAGACTAGACCACCCAGTGACAGTAGCCTCTTTCAGCTTTTCTAAGGCAGCCGTAGAGAAGATACGGGCTAGCGGTGGTAGGGCAATACATATACTCGACCTAGTCAAGGAGAACCCGAAGGGCAGTGGGGTGAAGATTATTGGGTGA
- a CDS encoding 30S ribosomal protein S7, with protein MLRLSSTAGLEVPEIKLFGKWSYDGVVVRDPSLKRYISLKPVYLPHTGGRHEHKRFGKADVPIVERLINKIMRPGHNMGKKHLAYNIVKAAFDMIYLRTKENPIQVLVRAIENAAPREETTRIMYGGIVYHVSVDVSPLRRVDLALRHITEGARSKAFKSTISIEEALAEEIILAASNDPRSYAIQKKDEIERIALSSR; from the coding sequence GTGCTCAGGTTGAGTAGTACTGCTGGGTTAGAAGTGCCGGAGATTAAGCTGTTCGGTAAGTGGAGCTACGACGGAGTGGTTGTCAGAGACCCAAGCCTGAAGAGGTACATATCCCTTAAACCGGTGTACCTTCCTCACACAGGTGGACGGCACGAACACAAGAGGTTCGGAAAGGCCGATGTGCCAATAGTCGAGAGGCTGATAAACAAGATCATGAGACCTGGGCACAACATGGGCAAGAAACACCTAGCGTACAACATAGTGAAGGCCGCTTTCGACATGATATACCTGAGGACCAAGGAGAACCCCATCCAGGTCTTGGTTAGAGCAATCGAGAACGCTGCCCCCCGCGAAGAGACCACTAGAATAATGTACGGCGGTATAGTCTACCACGTCTCCGTAGACGTATCCCCCCTACGCAGGGTGGACTTAGCCCTGAGGCACATAACCGAGGGGGCTCGTTCTAAGGCGTTCAAGAGCACCATTAGCATAGAGGAAGCCCTCGCCGAGGAGATCATACTGGCCGCCTCTAATGACCCCAGGAGCTACGCGATACAGAAGAAGGACGAGATCGAGAGAATAGCCTTGAGCAGTAGGTAG
- a CDS encoding DNA-directed RNA polymerase subunit A' — protein MGMYRIKEVKFGILSPDEIRRMSVTNIITSDVYDSDGAPVDGGVMDKRLGAIEPKEVCPICGNTRDECPGHFGHIELAKPVIHAGFAKHIHMYLKTTCRVCGRVKLPENERQLYLKLLKDLEDLNLKYLVKRLHEFIRKRAAAQQTCPHCGAPQYKIKLDKPHTFYEDREEGIVKLTPAEVRSRLEKIPDDDVRLLGGDPTDARPEWMVLTVLPVPPRAVRPSILLETGIRSEDDLTHKLVDIIRVNNRLREHVETGAPNALIEDEWELLQYHVTTYFDNEAPGIPQAKHRTGKTLKGIAQRLKGKEGRFRGNLRGKRVDFSARTVISPDPNLSINEVGVPEVVAKVLTVPEKVTPWNIEEMRKLVLNGPDKWPGANYVIRPDGRKISLKFVDRKAVAESLAPGFIVERHLLDGDVVLFNRQPSLHRISVMAHIVRVLPYKTFRLNLLVCPPYNADFDGDEMNLHVPQSEEARAEARILMLVEKHILTPRYGGPIIGGLQDYISGAFLLTNKSTILTKAEVIDLLSVAGYKGSLPEPAIQRPVEYWTGKQIVSVFLPGDFNYKRNAKIASASALRCIDEDCPHDSLVIIKKGQLLEGVIDKASIGREEPESLVHWLIKEHGEDVARKFMDNVYRMFIRFSEMYGFTMSYYHLLIPPEARERIRSIIADKKREVSRLIEEYRAGRLQPKPGKTVEETLEDEVIDLLSKRLLDEVADVITPYFTLANPVIVMARTGSRGNPVNLTQMAALLGQQTVRGKRLTRGYMDRSLPHFKPGDLGPEARGFVARGFVNGLSPIEMFFHAAGGREGLIDTAVRTSQSGYMQRRLINALQDVRVDIDGSVRTTNGEVIQFKYGEDGVDPMRSDHGKAVNVDRVIQKVVGWRM, from the coding sequence ATGGGTATGTACAGGATTAAAGAGGTAAAATTCGGCATACTCTCTCCAGACGAGATCCGTAGAATGAGCGTGACCAACATAATAACGAGCGACGTCTACGACAGCGACGGAGCCCCCGTGGACGGGGGCGTAATGGACAAGCGACTAGGAGCAATAGAGCCTAAAGAGGTCTGCCCGATCTGCGGGAACACGAGAGACGAGTGCCCGGGACACTTCGGCCACATAGAGCTGGCTAAGCCCGTTATACACGCCGGTTTTGCCAAGCACATCCACATGTACTTAAAGACCACTTGTAGGGTGTGCGGAAGGGTAAAGCTCCCCGAGAACGAGAGGCAACTCTACCTGAAGCTGTTGAAGGATCTCGAGGACTTAAACCTCAAGTACCTGGTCAAGCGGCTCCACGAGTTCATAAGGAAGAGAGCGGCAGCACAGCAGACGTGCCCGCACTGTGGTGCGCCTCAGTACAAGATCAAGCTGGACAAACCACACACATTCTACGAGGACCGGGAGGAGGGGATCGTCAAGCTCACTCCTGCCGAAGTTAGGAGCAGACTGGAGAAAATACCGGACGACGACGTTAGGCTACTCGGCGGAGACCCGACCGACGCTAGACCGGAGTGGATGGTTCTAACGGTCTTACCGGTACCGCCGAGGGCTGTGAGACCCTCGATCCTGCTAGAGACGGGTATAAGGAGCGAGGACGACCTGACGCACAAGCTAGTGGACATTATAAGAGTCAACAACAGGTTGAGGGAGCACGTAGAGACGGGTGCGCCCAACGCCCTGATCGAGGACGAGTGGGAGCTGTTGCAGTACCACGTCACTACATACTTCGACAACGAGGCACCGGGCATACCGCAGGCCAAGCACAGGACGGGTAAGACGCTCAAAGGCATAGCGCAGAGGCTCAAAGGTAAGGAGGGCAGGTTCAGAGGTAACCTGAGGGGTAAGAGAGTCGACTTCAGTGCTCGTACTGTGATCAGCCCAGACCCCAATTTGAGCATAAACGAGGTGGGTGTACCGGAGGTAGTAGCGAAGGTCCTAACCGTCCCGGAAAAAGTGACGCCTTGGAACATTGAAGAGATGAGGAAACTAGTTCTCAACGGTCCCGACAAGTGGCCTGGCGCAAACTACGTGATAAGGCCGGACGGGAGGAAGATCAGCCTCAAGTTCGTCGACAGGAAGGCCGTGGCCGAGTCGCTAGCCCCCGGTTTCATAGTGGAGAGGCACCTACTAGACGGCGACGTAGTCCTGTTCAACAGGCAGCCCTCGCTCCACAGGATATCGGTAATGGCCCACATCGTCAGGGTTCTCCCGTACAAGACCTTCCGTCTCAACCTGCTAGTATGCCCGCCTTACAACGCCGACTTTGACGGCGACGAGATGAACTTACACGTACCTCAGAGCGAGGAGGCGAGGGCCGAAGCAAGAATACTAATGCTCGTCGAGAAACACATTCTCACCCCGAGGTACGGTGGGCCCATAATCGGTGGGCTACAGGACTACATAAGCGGAGCCTTTTTGCTGACTAACAAGTCCACCATACTCACAAAAGCCGAGGTCATAGACCTGCTGAGCGTTGCTGGCTATAAGGGCTCGCTACCCGAGCCAGCTATACAGAGACCCGTAGAGTACTGGACGGGGAAGCAGATAGTCTCCGTCTTCCTGCCGGGGGACTTCAACTACAAGAGGAACGCTAAGATAGCCTCCGCCTCCGCGTTGAGGTGTATAGACGAGGACTGCCCGCACGACAGCCTTGTCATAATCAAGAAGGGGCAGCTACTCGAGGGCGTTATAGACAAGGCTAGTATCGGCAGGGAGGAGCCCGAGAGCTTGGTCCACTGGTTGATCAAAGAGCACGGGGAAGACGTTGCTAGGAAGTTCATGGACAACGTCTATAGGATGTTCATAAGGTTCTCGGAGATGTACGGTTTCACAATGAGCTACTACCACCTGCTCATACCCCCAGAAGCCAGGGAGAGGATCAGGAGCATAATCGCTGACAAGAAGAGGGAGGTTAGTAGACTGATCGAGGAGTACAGGGCTGGAAGGCTGCAACCCAAGCCGGGGAAGACCGTTGAGGAGACCCTTGAAGACGAGGTCATAGACCTACTGTCCAAGAGGCTTCTCGACGAAGTAGCTGACGTCATCACGCCGTACTTCACACTAGCCAACCCCGTGATAGTCATGGCCAGGACGGGCTCCAGGGGGAACCCTGTCAACCTAACGCAGATGGCTGCCCTGCTAGGGCAGCAGACGGTTAGAGGTAAGAGGCTTACGAGGGGCTACATGGACAGGAGCCTACCCCACTTCAAGCCCGGCGACCTAGGGCCAGAGGCTAGGGGGTTCGTCGCGAGGGGTTTCGTCAACGGCCTATCGCCTATCGAGATGTTCTTCCACGCGGCAGGCGGGAGAGAGGGCCTGATTGACACGGCTGTGAGGACGAGTCAGTCGGGCTACATGCAGAGGAGGCTGATAAACGCCCTACAGGACGTCAGAGTAGACATTGACGGTAGTGTGAGGACTACTAACGGTGAGGTCATACAGTTCAAGTACGGGGAGGACGGTGTAGACCCCATGAGGAGCGACCATGGAAAGGCCGTTAACGTGGACAGGGTCATCCAGAAAGTGGTGGGGTGGAGGATGTGA
- the rpsJ gene encoding 30S ribosomal protein S10, with translation MSAPRMVKIKVWSTNVDVLNDFTGRIVDIAKKTGVKLSGPIPLPTKRLSIRTLKLPHGEGKKKYEKWEMRIHKRLLYIAADERVMKQLIRLRVPPEIWMEIEL, from the coding sequence ATGTCAGCGCCTCGAATGGTCAAGATAAAGGTCTGGAGTACTAACGTAGACGTGCTCAACGACTTCACAGGAAGAATTGTAGACATAGCGAAGAAGACAGGGGTCAAACTGTCCGGGCCTATACCCCTCCCCACGAAGAGGCTCTCGATAAGGACTCTCAAGCTACCTCACGGTGAGGGCAAGAAGAAGTACGAGAAGTGGGAGATGAGAATCCACAAGAGGCTGCTTTACATCGCAGCTGACGAGAGGGTAATGAAGCAACTCATCAGGTTAAGGGTTCCACCCGAGATCTGGATGGAGATCGAGCTGTAA
- a CDS encoding NusA-like transcription termination signal-binding factor, with product MSKERPQIKITPEEFRYMTLLHELTGVHVHDCVVDEENNRIIFLVKPDEIGKAIGPKGIFVQTLKKMLNKNIEIVGYSDNIEELTKYALAPARVREVKVAQRPGGKRVVYATVDPNDKAVAIGKNGKNVARARLLLNRYFNIDTVIIA from the coding sequence ATGAGCAAAGAGAGACCCCAGATCAAGATAACGCCCGAAGAGTTCAGGTACATGACTCTGCTACACGAGCTGACCGGGGTCCACGTACACGACTGTGTTGTCGACGAGGAGAACAACAGGATAATATTCCTCGTCAAGCCCGACGAGATAGGTAAAGCGATAGGCCCCAAAGGCATATTCGTACAGACACTGAAGAAGATGCTCAATAAGAACATCGAGATCGTCGGCTACAGCGACAACATAGAGGAGTTGACGAAGTACGCCCTAGCACCGGCTAGGGTCAGGGAGGTGAAGGTGGCCCAGAGACCTGGTGGCAAGAGAGTCGTGTACGCCACTGTCGACCCTAACGACAAGGCGGTTGCTATAGGAAAAAACGGTAAGAACGTTGCTAGGGCTCGTCTACTACTCAACCGGTATTTCAACATTGACACAGTGATAATAGCGTGA
- the tuf gene encoding translation elongation factor EF-1 subunit alpha, producing the protein MSASQKPHLNLVIIGHVDHGKSTLVGHILYRLGYFDQKTIQAIEEEAKKIGKESFKFAWLMDRMKEERERGVTIALSYMKFETKKYFFTIIDAPGHRDFVKNMITGASQADAAILVVSARKGEFEAGMSPEGQTREHAILAKTMGIDQLIVAVNKMDATEPPYSKERFLQIKETVSKFLKGLGYNPDKVPFVPVSAWTGENLIERSPNMPWYDGPTLAEVLDTLQPPPKPLDKPLRIPIQDVYNISGVGVVPVGRVETGVLKVGDKVVFMPAGVVGEVRSIETHHMRIDKAEPGDNIGFNVRGVEKKDIRRGDVAGHLENPPSVVEEFTARVFVIWHPTAIAVGYTPVIHVHTASVASRITEIVGKLDPRTGQIVEKNPQFIKQGDNAIVKFKPIKPLVIEKYSDFPPLGRFAMRDMGKTIGIGIVTEIKLAEVKIKK; encoded by the coding sequence ATGAGCGCATCCCAGAAGCCTCACTTAAACCTGGTAATAATAGGGCACGTCGACCACGGCAAGAGCACGTTGGTAGGGCACATACTCTACCGTCTAGGCTACTTCGACCAGAAGACAATACAGGCGATCGAAGAAGAAGCCAAGAAGATAGGCAAGGAAAGTTTCAAGTTCGCGTGGTTAATGGACAGAATGAAAGAGGAGAGGGAGAGAGGAGTAACAATAGCGTTATCCTACATGAAGTTCGAGACAAAGAAGTACTTCTTCACGATCATCGACGCACCGGGTCACAGAGACTTCGTTAAGAACATGATCACTGGCGCCAGCCAGGCTGACGCGGCTATATTAGTGGTGAGTGCGAGGAAAGGTGAGTTCGAGGCCGGTATGAGCCCCGAGGGCCAGACGAGAGAGCACGCGATCCTGGCCAAGACTATGGGCATCGACCAGCTGATTGTCGCAGTAAATAAGATGGACGCGACCGAGCCACCCTATAGCAAGGAAAGGTTCCTGCAGATCAAGGAGACCGTGAGCAAGTTCCTCAAGGGCCTAGGCTACAACCCGGACAAGGTACCGTTCGTCCCGGTGTCTGCCTGGACAGGAGAAAACCTCATAGAGCGCTCGCCCAACATGCCATGGTATGATGGCCCGACCCTAGCAGAAGTCCTCGATACACTCCAGCCACCGCCAAAGCCGCTAGACAAGCCTCTCAGGATACCTATCCAGGACGTCTACAACATCTCCGGTGTAGGCGTCGTACCGGTCGGTAGGGTCGAGACAGGCGTCTTGAAGGTAGGCGACAAAGTAGTGTTCATGCCAGCTGGGGTTGTCGGCGAGGTCAGGTCGATAGAGACGCACCACATGAGGATCGACAAGGCAGAGCCAGGCGACAACATCGGTTTCAACGTTAGAGGCGTCGAGAAAAAGGACATTAGGAGAGGAGACGTTGCCGGACACTTGGAGAACCCGCCGTCGGTGGTCGAGGAGTTCACGGCTAGGGTGTTCGTTATATGGCACCCAACAGCAATAGCCGTCGGCTACACGCCGGTCATTCACGTACACACAGCTAGTGTTGCCTCGAGGATAACCGAGATCGTCGGCAAGCTTGACCCCAGGACTGGTCAAATAGTGGAGAAGAACCCGCAATTCATAAAGCAGGGTGACAACGCGATAGTGAAGTTCAAGCCGATCAAGCCGCTAGTAATAGAGAAGTACTCCGACTTCCCACCGCTCGGAAGGTTCGCTATGAGAGACATGGGCAAGACGATAGGTATAGGCATAGTCACCGAGATTAAACTAGCCGAGGTCAAGATAAAGAAGTAA
- a CDS encoding 30S ribosomal protein S11: MSFAGRELKWGLAHIYSSMNNTIIHITDITGAETVSRWSGGMVVKADREKPSPYAAMIAASRAAGDAMDKGVTAIHIRVRAPGGHGPKTPGPGAQAAIRALARAGFIIGRIEDVTPIPHDTTRRPGGRRGRRV; this comes from the coding sequence ATGTCCTTCGCCGGTAGAGAGCTCAAGTGGGGTCTAGCCCACATCTACAGTAGCATGAACAACACGATAATCCACATAACAGACATTACAGGGGCCGAGACGGTAAGTAGGTGGAGCGGCGGAATGGTCGTCAAAGCTGACAGAGAGAAGCCCAGCCCCTACGCCGCTATGATTGCCGCTAGCCGCGCCGCAGGCGACGCGATGGACAAGGGTGTTACGGCGATACACATAAGGGTGAGAGCACCGGGCGGACACGGCCCTAAGACGCCTGGCCCGGGTGCTCAGGCTGCGATTAGGGCCTTAGCTAGGGCCGGCTTTATCATAGGCAGGATCGAGGACGTGACTCCGATACCCCACGATACTACAAGGAGGCCCGGTGGTAGGAGAGGTAGGAGAGTCTAG
- a CDS encoding 50S ribosomal protein L30e, protein MSTAQPEVIKAIQTAYKTGKVVMGYRRTVKLLLHGKVRLVILAANTPPEFKEDVYYYAKLSNVPVMVFPGTNMELGTILGKPFGVSTLGVIEPGQSNILELAGGGKQ, encoded by the coding sequence ATGTCCACAGCCCAGCCCGAGGTCATCAAGGCTATTCAAACGGCGTATAAGACGGGTAAGGTGGTCATGGGCTACAGAAGGACTGTGAAGTTGCTCCTCCACGGGAAGGTCAGACTAGTAATACTCGCGGCAAACACGCCGCCAGAGTTCAAGGAAGACGTATACTACTACGCTAAGCTGTCCAACGTACCCGTAATGGTCTTCCCGGGCACCAACATGGAGCTCGGCACGATACTAGGGAAGCCGTTCGGCGTGTCCACGTTGGGAGTGATCGAGCCCGGGCAGTCCAACATCCTAGAGCTGGCGGGTGGAGGCAAGCAATGA
- a CDS encoding 30S ribosomal protein S4 produces MGDPRKIRKKWEGPKHPWRRDVLEHEMKLIGTYGLRNKRELWIVATLVRRIRHRARSLLAAPREVREKEEKVLIHRLVKLGVIRENAKLEDILALKPEDLLERRLQTIVYRKGLARTIHEARQLIVHGHIAIAGRRIRSPSYLVTLDEEKLVDYAPTSPIKARASQAGGE; encoded by the coding sequence ATGGGTGACCCGCGTAAGATAAGGAAAAAGTGGGAGGGCCCGAAACACCCCTGGAGGAGGGACGTCTTAGAGCACGAGATGAAGCTGATAGGTACTTACGGTCTTAGGAACAAGAGAGAGCTCTGGATAGTAGCTACCCTGGTCAGGAGGATAAGGCACAGAGCCAGGTCCCTCCTAGCCGCACCCAGAGAGGTGCGCGAGAAGGAGGAGAAGGTCCTCATTCACAGGCTAGTCAAGCTCGGAGTAATACGGGAGAACGCCAAGTTGGAGGACATCCTAGCGCTGAAGCCAGAGGACCTCCTCGAGAGGCGGCTCCAGACAATAGTGTATAGAAAGGGGCTCGCTCGCACGATTCACGAAGCCCGCCAGCTTATAGTCCACGGACACATAGCTATAGCTGGGAGGAGGATCAGGTCTCCTAGTTACCTGGTGACCTTGGACGAGGAGAAACTTGTGGATTACGCTCCTACGAGCCCAATTAAGGCGAGGGCTTCACAGGCTGGTGGTGAGTAA
- a CDS encoding DNA-directed RNA polymerase subunit D — translation MDIEVLRREGNAIRLLVRGVKLHVLNSIRRAILAEVPTMAVDYVVFMENSSVFYDEYIAHRLGLIPLTSENALGKYKPPEECREAGEKGVFSEDCFVKLELSGEGTPGGVKTLYAGDLVTGDPDVRPVYEKIPIVQLLENQRIKLEAYARLGRGREHIKWSPASVASHKYIAKINIDREKCRYPGCKKCVEICPKQVIVEKDGTVEVEEARLMDCSLCRLCETVCPSEAINVSYKEDEYILYFESTGSLTPKRILIEATRALEDKLNELKKSLVEGVPYGAS, via the coding sequence ATGGACATAGAAGTCCTGCGGAGAGAAGGTAACGCTATTAGGTTGCTTGTTAGAGGCGTTAAACTACACGTCTTGAATAGCATAAGAAGAGCAATCTTAGCCGAAGTACCGACAATGGCCGTGGACTACGTGGTTTTCATGGAAAACAGTAGCGTGTTCTACGACGAGTATATCGCGCACAGGCTAGGCCTGATACCGCTGACCAGCGAGAACGCCCTGGGAAAGTACAAGCCACCGGAGGAGTGCCGTGAAGCAGGAGAAAAAGGCGTGTTCTCGGAGGACTGTTTCGTCAAGCTCGAGTTGAGCGGGGAGGGTACTCCTGGGGGAGTTAAAACCCTGTACGCCGGCGACCTTGTCACGGGCGACCCTGACGTTAGGCCTGTGTACGAGAAGATACCTATTGTCCAGCTACTAGAGAACCAGCGGATCAAGTTGGAGGCGTATGCTAGGCTCGGTAGGGGTAGGGAGCACATAAAGTGGAGCCCTGCCTCAGTAGCTTCTCACAAGTACATCGCGAAGATAAACATAGATAGAGAGAAGTGCAGGTACCCGGGTTGCAAAAAGTGTGTTGAGATATGCCCCAAGCAGGTCATTGTAGAGAAGGACGGCACCGTAGAAGTCGAAGAAGCCAGATTAATGGACTGCAGCCTCTGCAGGTTATGTGAGACCGTCTGCCCTAGTGAGGCTATTAACGTTTCCTATAAGGAGGACGAGTACATACTATACTTCGAGTCGACGGGTTCTTTAACCCCCAAGAGAATTTTAATAGAGGCAACTAGAGCTCTAGAAGACAAGCTTAACGAGCTTAAGAAGAGTCTAGTCGAGGGTGTCCCGTATGGAGCTAGCTAA
- a CDS encoding 30S ribosomal protein S12, which translates to MPGKKAPNGLFAARKLKKKRLKFRWSLREFKVKMLRLKEKADPLEGAPMARGIVLEKVGVESRKPNSAVRKCVRVQLVKNGKVVTAFVPWDGGVNYIDEHDEVIIEGIGGPRGKSMGDIPGVRYRVIKVNGVSLRAIWLGKKQKPVR; encoded by the coding sequence ATGCCAGGTAAAAAGGCGCCGAACGGCCTCTTCGCTGCGAGGAAGCTGAAGAAGAAGAGGCTCAAGTTTAGGTGGAGCCTTAGAGAGTTCAAGGTGAAGATGTTAAGGCTGAAGGAGAAAGCCGACCCACTAGAAGGGGCGCCAATGGCACGCGGAATAGTGCTCGAGAAGGTGGGTGTGGAGTCGAGAAAACCGAACTCTGCTGTCAGAAAGTGTGTTAGGGTCCAGCTCGTGAAGAACGGCAAAGTGGTTACGGCTTTCGTGCCGTGGGATGGTGGTGTGAACTACATAGACGAGCACGACGAGGTTATCATCGAGGGTATCGGAGGCCCCAGAGGTAAGTCTATGGGAGACATACCCGGTGTGAGGTACAGGGTTATTAAGGTGAACGGCGTCTCTCTAAGGGCTATATGGCTCGGTAAAAAGCAGAAACCGGTCAGGTAA
- a CDS encoding bifunctional nuclease family protein, whose amino-acid sequence MTKYLLVKRVRDEIGEVKVEGLDLYMPVPRLVCELEDGRSFYLERVPYDVIIFVKKINGGVIEDDRERLGDLLISMPEVLEALGKHIKRVLIEEFDETRGVYSAYVEFNDGELTIKRKMVPSHAILLALLVSKPVYVKKELVDSQEALFKQ is encoded by the coding sequence TTGACTAAATACCTGCTCGTAAAGAGGGTTCGCGACGAGATCGGCGAGGTCAAAGTAGAAGGGCTTGACTTATACATGCCTGTACCGAGACTGGTCTGCGAGCTCGAGGACGGGAGGTCTTTCTACCTAGAGAGAGTGCCCTACGACGTCATTATATTTGTAAAGAAGATCAACGGCGGTGTGATCGAAGACGACAGAGAGAGGCTAGGCGACCTGTTAATCTCGATGCCCGAGGTGCTGGAGGCTCTCGGCAAGCACATTAAGAGAGTCCTGATCGAAGAGTTCGACGAGACGAGAGGGGTGTACTCGGCCTACGTCGAGTTCAACGATGGAGAACTGACGATAAAGAGGAAAATGGTGCCGAGTCACGCCATCCTTCTAGCTCTACTAGTGAGTAAGCCTGTCTACGTGAAGAAGGAGCTGGTAGACTCTCAGGAAGCCTTGTTTAAGCAGTGA